Proteins encoded together in one Triticum dicoccoides isolate Atlit2015 ecotype Zavitan chromosome 7B, WEW_v2.0, whole genome shotgun sequence window:
- the LOC119337189 gene encoding auxin response factor 17: MRLSSPAGAVLPAQAPASPEAAEEHKCLNSELWHACAGPLVSLPAVGSRVVYFPQGHSEQVAASTNKEIESQIPNYPNLPPQLICQLHNVTMHADAETDEVYAQMTLQPLNPQELKDPYLPAELGTANKQPTNYFCKTLTASDTSTHGGFSVPRRAAEKVFPPLDFTMQPPAQELFAKDLHGNEWKFRHIFRGQPKRHLLTTGWSVFVSAKRLVAGDSVLFIWNDNNQLLLGIRRATRPQTVMPSSVLSSDSMHIGLLAAAAHAASTNSRFTIFYNPRASPCEFVIPLAKYVKAVYHTRISVGMRFRMLFETEESSVRRYMGTITGISDLDAVRWPNSHWRSVKVGWDESTAGERQPRVSLWEIEPLTTFPMYPTPFPLRLKRPWPTGLPSLHGGKDDDLTSSLMWLRDSANPGFQSLNFGGAGMNPWMQPRLDASLLGLQPDIYQTMAAAAFQDPTKMSPTMLQFQQPQNMVGRATPLLQSQILQQMQPQFQQQSYLQNINGATIQGQAQSEFLQQQLQRCQSFNEQKPQLLQQQESNQQQSQGMQVPQHQHMQQQKNMANYQSAYSQLSPGPQSSPTALQTALPFSQSQSFPDTNMSSLSPSGAPAMHNTLGPFSSETASHLSMSRPTAVPVPDSWSSKRVAVESLIPSRPQSTTHMEQLSSTPPSIPQSSALAPLPGRGCLVDQDGSSDPQNHLLFGVNIDSHSLLMQGGLHDENDSTAMPYSTSNFLSPSQHDFSLDQTLNSSGCLDESGYVPCSHTPDQVNQPPATFVKVYKSGTYGRSLDITKFSNYHELRRELGRLFGLEGQLEDPMRSGWQLVFVDREEDVLLVGDDPWQEFVNSVSCIKILSPQEVQQMGKQGLELLSSASGKRLGGGGGGSSCDDYASRQESRSLSTGIASVGSVEVEF; the protein is encoded by the exons ATGAGGCTCTCGTCGCCGGCGGGCGCCGTCCTCCCGGCCCAGGCGCCGGCGTCGCCGGAAG CTGCTGAGGAGCACAAGTGCCTGAATTCGGAGCTATGGCACGCCTGCGCCGGCCCGCTCGTCTCCTTGCCCGCGGTCGGCAGCAGGGTGGTGTACTTCCCACAGGGTCACAGCGAGCAG GTAGCCGCATCGACGAATAAAGAGATCGAGTCTCAGATCCCCAACTACCCCAATTTGCCTCCACAGCTTATCTGCCAGCTGCACAATGTGACCATGCAT GCTGATGCGGAGACGGACGAGGTCTATGCGCAGATGACCTTGCAACCACTTAACCCG CAAGAGCTCAAAGATCCGTATCTACCTGCTGAATTAGGTACTGCAAACAAACAGCCAACGAATTATTTTTGCAAAACATTAACTGCGAGTGACACAAGCACGCATGGCGGCTTCTCTGTTCCCCGGCGAGCAGCTGAGAAAGTGTTTCCTCCGCTG GATTTCACCATGCAGCCTCCAGCACAGGAGTTGTTTGCAAAAGATCTTCATGGCAATGAGTGGAAATTCCGTCACATCTTTCGCG GTCAGCCAAAGCGGCATCTTCTCACAACAGGCTGGAGTGTCTTTGTAAGTGCAAAGAGACTCGTTGCTGGGGACTCTGTCCTATTTATCTG GAATGACAACAATCAGCTTCTTCTGGGAATTCGCCGGGCAACTCGGCCACAAACTGTCATGCCATCTTCCGTCCTATCAAGTGATAGCATGCACATTGGTCTTCTTGCTGCAGCTGCTCATGCTGCCTCAACAAATAGCCGGTTTACAATCTTTTATAACCCAAG AGCTAGCCCTTGTGAGTTTGTTATACCACTTGCCAAGTATGTAAAAGCCGTGTATCATACCCGTATATCGGTGGGGATGCGTTTCAGGATGCTTTTTGAGACAGAAGAATCAAGTGTTCGGAG ATACATGGGGACAATTACAGGAATTAGTGATCTTGATGCTGTCCGTTGGCCAAACTCACATTGGCGGTCTGTGAAG GTTGGCTGGGATGAATCAACTGCTGGAGAGAGGCAGCCAAGGGTGTCACTTTGGGAGATTGAACCCCTGACAACTTTCCCGATGTACCCTACTCCTTTTCCACTCAGACTGAAGCGACCATGGCCAACAGGCTTGCCTTCTCTGCATG GTGGTAAGGATGATGACTTGACTTCCTCGCTCATGTGGCTTCGAGATAGTGCAAACCCTGGTTTCCAGTCGCTGAATTTCGGTGGTGCTGGTATGAATCCCTGGATGCAGCCAAGGCTGGATGCATCGTTACTTGGTCTACAGCCTGATATTTACCAAACGATGGCTGCGGCTGCGTTCCAGGACCCAACAAAGATGTCACCCACGATGTTGCAGTTCCAGCAGCCACAAAACATGGTTGGTAGAGCTACGCCGCTTCTGCAAAGTCAGATTTTACAGCAAATGCAACCTCAGTTTCAGCAGCAGTCATACCTTCAAAACATCAATGGGGCCACGATCCAGGGCCAGGCTCAGTCTGAGTTCCTTCAACAGCAGCTCCAACGGTGCCAGTCCTTCAATGAGCAGAAGCCACAGCTTCTCCAACAGCAAGAATCAAATCAGCAGCAATCACAGGGTATGCAAGTCCCTCAACATCAGCATATGCAACAACAGAAGAATATGGCGAACTACCAGTCAGCATAttctcaactctccccaggtcctcAGTCTTCACCTACAGCACTGCAAACGGCCTTACCGTTTTCGCAGTCTCAGAGCTTTCCGGACACGAATATGAGCTCATTGTCCCCATCCGGTGCCCCCGCCATGCATAATACCTTGGGGCCATTCTCATCAGAAACAGCTTCACACCTGAGTATGTCAAGGCCTACTGCGGTACCTGTCCCTGACTCATGGTCGTCAAAGCGAGTTGCAGTGGAGTCTCTGATTCCTTCTCGGCCTCAGTCCACCACGCATATGGAACAGCTATCCTCAACACCACCTAGCATACCTCAAAGCTCTGCATTGGCGCCACTTCCTGGAAGAGGTTGCTTGGTGGATCAAGATGGGAGCTCTGATCCTCAGAATCATCTTTTGTTCGGCGTTAATATAGACTCACACTCACTTCTGATGCAAGGAGGTCTTCACGACGAGAATGATTCGACGGCAATGCCCTATTCCACTTCCAATTTTCTGAGTCCTTCTCAACATGATTTCTCCTTGGATCAGACACTAAATAGTTCAGGATGCTTGGATGAGTCGGGATATGTGCCATGTTCACACACTCCTGATCAAGTGAATCAACCACCTGCAACCTTTGTGAAG GTTTACAAATCTGGAACCTACGGAAGGTCGCTTGATATCACCAAGTTTAGCAACTACCATGAACTACGTAGGGAACTGGGGCGCCTATTCGGCCTTGAGGGCCAGTTGGAAGACCCTATGAGATCAGGCTGGCAGCTTGTATTCGTCGACCGGGAGGAGGACGTCCTTCTGGTCGGCGACGACCCTTGGCA GGAATTCGTGAACAGCGTGTCCTGCATAAAGATCCTGTCCCCGCAGGAGGTGCAGCAGATGGGCAAGCAGGGCCTGGAGCTCCTGAGCTCGGCCTCCGGGAAGAggctaggcggcggcggcggcggtagcaGCTGCGACGACTACGCGAGCAGGCAGGAGTCGAGGAGCCTGAGCACCGGGATCGCGTCGGTCGGCTCGGTCGAAGTAGAGTTCTGA